Proteins encoded by one window of Salvia splendens isolate huo1 chromosome 7, SspV2, whole genome shotgun sequence:
- the LOC121742244 gene encoding monofunctional riboflavin biosynthesis protein RIBA 3, chloroplastic-like isoform X1 — MDCIALQQSSFPHIFITSKSPLSTHNHLAPIPPHKTAAPPCKLAALGSSDTFSSNEESIPPPFGTLEAQITQETIDFFVSDAEGDPDCPSPGYSPIDQALSALRQQKFVLVVDDYDGDDHVEGNLVMAASHVSSEAVAFMVRNGSGIISVGMKEEDLQRLDLPLMSPQNEDNSSAPSFTVTVDARVGTSTGVSASDRAKTVLALSSPESRPGDFRRPGHVFPLKYRKGGVLSRVGHTEASVDLVTLAGLQPVSVLSAVVDSDDGSMASIATLRKLALDYDIPIVSITDLIRYRRKREKLVERTAVSRLPTKWGLFAVHSYRSKLDGIEHIALVKGDIGNGQDVLVRVHSECLTGDIFGSRRCDCGNQLELAMQLIEQAGRGVVVYLRGHEGRGIGLGHKLQAYNLQDQGHDTVEANLELGFAADAREYGIGAQMLRDVGVHTMRLMTNNPAKFTGLKGYGLAVVGRVPVLTPITEDNMRYLETKRVKMGHVYGSDVQGPLSDFIKSTTDKQDPTEGNNKN; from the exons ATGGATTGCATTGCTCTTCAGCAATCATCGTTCCCTCACATCTTCATCACCTCCAAATCCCCACTCTCAACTCACAATCACCTCGCACCGATCCCGCCTCATAAAACTGCAGCTCCACCGTGTAAGCTTGCAGCACTTGGATCATCAGACACCTTCTCATCAAATGAAGAATCTATCCCTCCTCCCTTCGGAACTTTGGAAGCCCAAATTACTCAAGAAACCATTGATTTCTTCGTGAGCGATGCAGAGGGCGATCCTGACTGTCCATCTCCCGGCTACTCTCCCATTGACCAAGCTCTTTCTGCATTGCGCCAACAAAAG TTTGTGCTTGTTGTAGATGATTATGATGGTGATGATCATGTTGAAGGAAACCTTGTCATGGCGGCCTCTCATGTGAGCTCTGAGGCGGTCGCTTTCATGGTGAGGAACGGTTCGGGTATAATCTCAGTCGGCATGAAGGAAGAGGACCTTCAGAGGCTAGACCTCCCTTTGATGTCCCCTCAAAATGAAGATAATTCCTCTGCTCCTTCCTTCACTGTCACTGTG GATGCTAGAGTTGGAACATCTACTGGAGTGTCGGCTTCAGATAGGGCAAAAACAGTGCTTGCTCTGTCCTCTCCTGAGTCGAGGCCGGGGGATTTCAGAAGGCCGGGCCATGTATTCCCTCTCAAGTATAGGAAGGGGGGCGTTCTAAGTAGAGTTGGCCACACTGAAGCTTCTGTTGATTTGGTAACACTAGCTGGTTTGCAGCCGGTCTCAGTTCTATCGGCCGTAGTTGATTCAGATGATGGTTCCATGGCGTCGATTGCCACTTTGAGAAAGTTGGCCTTGGATTATGACATTCCAATTGTTTCAATCACTGATCTCATAAG GTATAGGAGAAAGAGGGAAAAGCTTGTTGAAAGGACTGCAGTTTCGCGTTTGCCAACTAAATGGGGCTTGTTTGCGGTTCACAGTTATCGTTCAAAACTGGATGGGATAGAACATATAGCGCTTGTGAAG GGAGACATAGGGAATGGACaggatgttcttgtgagggttCATTCGGAGTGTTTGACAGGTGACATTTTTGGATCAAGGCGATGCGACTGTGGCAATCAATTGGAACTGGCAATGCAGTTGATAGAGCAAGCCGGTAGAGGCGTTGTAGTGTATCTACGAGGGCACGAGGGGCGTGGGATAGGGCTTGGTCACAAGCTTCAGGCCTACAACTTGCAGGATCAAGGCCATGACACAGTTGAAGCAAACCTCGAGCTTGGTTTTGCAGCTGATGCGCGCGAATATGGGATAGGCGCCCAG ATGCTACGAGACGTTGGAGTTCATACCATGCGCCTGATGACGAACAATCCGGCCAAATTTACTGGTCTCAAGGGCTACGGTCTGGCAGTTGTGGGGCGTGTTCCTGTGCTGACCCCCATCACAGAGGATAACATGCGGTATTTGGAGACGAAACGCGTGAAGATGGGTCATGTTTATGGATCTGATGTACAAGGGCCACTGTCTGACTTCATCAAATCAACTACTGATAAACAAGATCCAACAGAGGGAAACAACAAAAACTGA
- the LOC121741302 gene encoding uncharacterized protein LOC121741302: MAKIGITTYLMLVMCTSMIFSTAPAQCQGDFQGLIQQCSRFVQQPGPQQAPSQGCCCNIIRNVDLPCVCQHVNSQVEKIFSMQKAAFVSASCGKPLARGTKCGTYTVP; this comes from the exons ATGGCGAAAATAGGGATTACAACATACCTGATGCTAGTGATGTGCACAAGCATGATTTTCTCCACTGCCCCGGCGCAATGCCAAGGCGACTTCCAAGGTCTCATCCAGCAATGCTCCAGATTCGTCCAGCAACCGGGCCCTCAACAGGCCCCGTCTCAGGGCTGCTGCTGCAACATCATTAGGAACGTCGATCTGCCATGCGTCTGCCAGCATGTCAATAGCCAAGTTGAGAAGATATTCAGCATGCAAAAGGCAGCTTTTGTTTCTGCATCGTGTGGCAAGCCACTAGCTCGTGGAACCAAATGTGGAA CCTATACTGTTCCATAA
- the LOC121810357 gene encoding RING-H2 finger protein ATL16-like, producing the protein MSPSPTESPVGADSAKWDPEVIGIVGLVCSIFLLFSYYKILERNCATFRVIGLSRNPEQRRRLNQHLEDFSSQLQSRGLDSYVMHSLPITQIKKLKDGELNPRNSVCAVCLGEFEQEEWVKHLPVCSHVFHVSCIDTWFQTHSSCPLCRSYVCQPNTPCESSININIYLEALNREDFHRQTSEHYQERRDPSQRVTA; encoded by the coding sequence ATGTCTCCATCCCCAACAGAGTCTCCCGTGGGCGCCGATTCTGCAAAGTGGGATCCTGAGGTTATCGGCATCGTTGGCCTCGTTTGCAGCATCTTCCTGCTATTCAGTTACTACAAGATACTGGAAAGGAACTGCGCCACATTTCGTGTAATAGGCTTATCGCGAAATCCAGAGCAACGGAGGCGCCTTAATCAGCATCTTGAGGACTTCTCCTCCCAGCTCCAGAGCAGGGGTCTGGACTCCTATGTCATGCACTCCCTTCCCATTACTCAGATCAAGAAGTTGAAAGATGGAGAGTTGAATCCTAGGAATTCGGTGTGTGCAGTTTGTTTGGGTGAATTCGAACAAGAGGAGTGGGTGAAGCATCTGCCTGTTTGCTCTCATGTGTTTCATGTCTCATGCATTGATACTTGGTTTCAGACTCATTCCAGCTGCCCTCTCTGCAGATCTTATGTATGCCAGCCCAATACGCCTTGTGAATCATCAATCAACATCAACATCTATCTGGAGGCTCTGAATAGGGAGGACTTCCATCGACAGACATCAGAGCATTACCAAGAACGACGTGATCCTTCACAACGAGTAACAGCATAA
- the LOC121740886 gene encoding glutelin type-D 1-like codes for MEIDLTPKLAKKIYGGDGGAYHAWCPGELPMLKEGNIGAAKLFLEKNGFALPRYSDSAKVAYVLQGSGVAGIILPEKEEKVLAIKKGDAIALPFGVTTWWYNKEDTELGILFLGDTKTAHKAGCFTDMFLTGPNGIFTGFSTEFVGRAWDLDEATVKTLVGSQSGKGIVKLPADAKMPEPKKDHYTGMALNCIEAPLDVDIKGGGKVVVLNTKNLPLVGEVGLGADLVMLNGGAMCSPGFSCDSALQVTYIVRGSGRVQVVGVDGKRVLEITIKAGDLFIVPRFFVVSKISDPDGMDWFSIITTPNPIFTHLAGRTSVWKALSPEVLRASFNVPADVEEKFSSKRKAEEIFFPPPN; via the exons ATGGAGATCGATTTGACACCCAAGTTGGCCAAGAAGATCTACGGCGGAGATGGTGGCGCCTACCACGCGTGGTGCCCCGGTGAGCTCCCCATGCTCAAAGAGGGCAACATCGGCGCCGCCAAGCTCTTCCTCGAGAAGAACGGCTTCGCCCTGCCCCGCTACTCCGATTCCGCCAAGGTTGCCTACGTTCTTCAag gcAGCGGAGTTGCCGGGATCATCCTGCCGGAGAAGGAGGAGAAAGTGCTGGCGATCAAGAAGGGCGACGCCATCGCCCTCCCCTTCGGCGTGACGACGTGGTGGTACAACAAGGAGGATACCGAGCTGGGCATCCTCTTCCTCGGCGACACCAAGACCGCTCACAAGGCCGGCTGCttcacggacatgttcctcacCGGCCCCAACGGCATCTTCACCGGCTTCTCCACCGAGTTCGTGGGCCGTGCCTGGGATCTGGACGAGGCCACCGTCAAGACCCTTGTCGGCAGCCAGTCGGGAAAGGGCATCGTGAAGCTTCCCGCTGATGCCAAGATGCCTGAACCAAAGAAGGATCACTACACCGGAATGGCGCTCAACTGCATTGAGGCGCCCCTTGATGTTGACATCAAGGGCGGAGGCAAGGTCGTGGTGCTCAACACCAAGAACCTGCCCCTTGTCGGGGAGGTCGGCCTCGGAGCCGACCTCGTGATGCTCAACGGGGGAGCCATGTGCTCCCCTGGCTTCTCCTGCGACTCGGCGCTGCAGGTCACCTACATTGTTAGGGGCAGCGGCCGCGTCCAGGTCGTCGGAGTCGACGGCAAGCGCGTGCTCGAGATCACCATCAAGGCCGGCGACCTCTTTATCGTTCCTAGGTTTTTCGTCGTCTCCAAGATTTCAGACCCCGATGGCATGGACTGGTTCTCCATTATCACCACTCCAAA CCCTATTTTCACGCATCTGGCGGGAAGGACTTCGGTGTGGAAGGCTCTATCGCCGGAGGTGTTGAGGGCGTCTTTTAATGTTCCGGCGGATGTGGAGGAGAAGTTTAGCTCAAAGAGGAAGGCGGAAGAGATCTTTTTCCCGCCACCGAATTGA
- the LOC121742244 gene encoding monofunctional riboflavin biosynthesis protein RIBA 3, chloroplastic-like isoform X2, which produces MAASHVSSEAVAFMVRNGSGIISVGMKEEDLQRLDLPLMSPQNEDNSSAPSFTVTVDARVGTSTGVSASDRAKTVLALSSPESRPGDFRRPGHVFPLKYRKGGVLSRVGHTEASVDLVTLAGLQPVSVLSAVVDSDDGSMASIATLRKLALDYDIPIVSITDLIRYRRKREKLVERTAVSRLPTKWGLFAVHSYRSKLDGIEHIALVKGDIGNGQDVLVRVHSECLTGDIFGSRRCDCGNQLELAMQLIEQAGRGVVVYLRGHEGRGIGLGHKLQAYNLQDQGHDTVEANLELGFAADAREYGIGAQMLRDVGVHTMRLMTNNPAKFTGLKGYGLAVVGRVPVLTPITEDNMRYLETKRVKMGHVYGSDVQGPLSDFIKSTTDKQDPTEGNNKN; this is translated from the exons ATGGCGGCCTCTCATGTGAGCTCTGAGGCGGTCGCTTTCATGGTGAGGAACGGTTCGGGTATAATCTCAGTCGGCATGAAGGAAGAGGACCTTCAGAGGCTAGACCTCCCTTTGATGTCCCCTCAAAATGAAGATAATTCCTCTGCTCCTTCCTTCACTGTCACTGTG GATGCTAGAGTTGGAACATCTACTGGAGTGTCGGCTTCAGATAGGGCAAAAACAGTGCTTGCTCTGTCCTCTCCTGAGTCGAGGCCGGGGGATTTCAGAAGGCCGGGCCATGTATTCCCTCTCAAGTATAGGAAGGGGGGCGTTCTAAGTAGAGTTGGCCACACTGAAGCTTCTGTTGATTTGGTAACACTAGCTGGTTTGCAGCCGGTCTCAGTTCTATCGGCCGTAGTTGATTCAGATGATGGTTCCATGGCGTCGATTGCCACTTTGAGAAAGTTGGCCTTGGATTATGACATTCCAATTGTTTCAATCACTGATCTCATAAG GTATAGGAGAAAGAGGGAAAAGCTTGTTGAAAGGACTGCAGTTTCGCGTTTGCCAACTAAATGGGGCTTGTTTGCGGTTCACAGTTATCGTTCAAAACTGGATGGGATAGAACATATAGCGCTTGTGAAG GGAGACATAGGGAATGGACaggatgttcttgtgagggttCATTCGGAGTGTTTGACAGGTGACATTTTTGGATCAAGGCGATGCGACTGTGGCAATCAATTGGAACTGGCAATGCAGTTGATAGAGCAAGCCGGTAGAGGCGTTGTAGTGTATCTACGAGGGCACGAGGGGCGTGGGATAGGGCTTGGTCACAAGCTTCAGGCCTACAACTTGCAGGATCAAGGCCATGACACAGTTGAAGCAAACCTCGAGCTTGGTTTTGCAGCTGATGCGCGCGAATATGGGATAGGCGCCCAG ATGCTACGAGACGTTGGAGTTCATACCATGCGCCTGATGACGAACAATCCGGCCAAATTTACTGGTCTCAAGGGCTACGGTCTGGCAGTTGTGGGGCGTGTTCCTGTGCTGACCCCCATCACAGAGGATAACATGCGGTATTTGGAGACGAAACGCGTGAAGATGGGTCATGTTTATGGATCTGATGTACAAGGGCCACTGTCTGACTTCATCAAATCAACTACTGATAAACAAGATCCAACAGAGGGAAACAACAAAAACTGA
- the LOC121740953 gene encoding cytochrome P450 93B16-like, translating to MEQVEVAVFAAIFLISSALTRIFLRKKERFPPGPFPLPVIGHLHLHQTFHDLSKHYGPLMQLRLGSTTFVVVSSPELVKECLKTQDLVFSSRKQSTAIDIITYYSSFAFGPITSYWKFVKKLCTYELLGARNLLHFQPLRALEVNSFLQILMRKGKSGESFNLTEELVKLMSNVISHMMLSIRCSGTEGEGEAEAEAEVARTVIREVTQIFGEFDVADIIWLCKNFDLQGIKKRSLDIQRRYDALLENIITASEKQRRSGAASGEARDFLDIMESGNAEVTFTREHLKDLILDFFTAGTDTTAIVSEWAIAELINNPRVLKKAQEEIVKVIGFERVLQESDGPNLPYLQAVIKETFRLRPPIPMLARKSISDCIIDRYTVPANSLLFVNLWSMGRNPKIWDSPAEFLPEQFLEKANSAIDIKGQHFELLPFGRGWRGCPGMLLGIQEVVIIIGSMIQCFEWKLPDGSTTVDMTERPGLTAPRAEDLICRIDPSVVSVSV from the exons ATGGAGCAAGTGGAAGTCGCAGTATTCGCCGCCATCTTCCTCATCTCCTCCGCTCTGACCCGCATTTTCCTGAGGAAAAAGGAGCGGTTCCCTCCGGGCCCCTTCCCCCTGCCTGTGAtcggccacctccacctccaccagaCCTTCCACGACCTGTCGAAGCATTATGGGCCGCTGATGCAGCTCCGCCTGGGCTCCACCACCTTCGTGGTGGTGTCGTCGCCGGAGCTGGTGAAGGAATGCCTGAAGACGCAGGACCTGGTGTTCTCGTCCCGCAAGCAATCTACCGCCATCGACATCATCACCTACTACTCCTCCTTCGCCTTCGGCCCCATAACCTCCTACTGGAAATTCGTCAAGAAGCTCTGCACCTACGAGCTCCTCGGCGCCCGCAACCTCCTCCACTTCCAGCCCCTCCGCGCCCTCGAGGTCAACTCCTTCCTGCAAATCCTTATGCGCAAGG GAAAATCAGGGGAGAGCTTCAACTTGACGGAGGAGCTTGTGAAGCTGATGAGCAATGTGATATCGCACATGATGTTGAGCATACGGTGCTCGGGGacggagggggagggggaggcggaggcggaggcggaggtggCGAGGACGGTGATTCGCGAGGTGACGCAGATATTCGGCGAATTTGATGTGGCGGACATCATCTGGCTGTGCAAGAACTTCGATCTCCAAGGGATAAAGAAGAGGTCGTTGGATATCCAGAGGAGATACGACGCCTTGCTCGAGAATATCATCACCGCCAGTGAGAAGCAGCGACGCAGCGGCGCCGCCTCTGGGGAGGCCAGGGATTTTCTGGATATAATGGAGAGTGGGAATGCGGAAGTCACATTTACACGGGAACATCTCAAAGATTTAATTCTG GATTTCTTCACCGCCGGCACCGACACGACGGCGATAGTCTCGGAGTGGGCGATAGCGGAGCTGATTAACAACCCTAGAGTGCTGAAGAAAGCTCAAGAAGAGATTGTGAAAGTCATTGGCTTCGAGAGAGTTCTACAAGAATCCGACGGCCCAAACCTGCCGTACCTGCAGGCCGTGATTAAGGAAACGTTTCGGCTACGTCCGCCAATCCCAATGCTGGCGAGGAAATCGATCTCCGATTGCATCATCGACCGCTACACAGTTCCAGCCAACTCTCTGCTGTTCGTCAACCTCTGGTCGATGGGCAGGAACCCTAAGATCTGGGACAGTCCGGCGGAGTTCCTGCCGGAGCAGTTTCTGGAGAAGGCGAACTCCGCCATCGACATCAAAGGGCAGCATTTCGAGCTGCTGCCGTTCGGGAGGGGCTGGCGGGGCTGCCCGGGGATGTTGCTTGGAATTCAGGAGGTGGTCATCATAATCGGATCCATGATCCAGTGCTTCGAGTGGAAGCTGCCCGACGGCTCCACCACTGTCGACATGACGGAGCGCCCGGGGCTCACAGCGCCGCGGGCGGAAGATTTGATCTGCCGGATCGATCCATCGGTTGTTTCGGTAAGTGTCTAA